A DNA window from Helianthus annuus cultivar XRQ/B chromosome 15, HanXRQr2.0-SUNRISE, whole genome shotgun sequence contains the following coding sequences:
- the LOC110912273 gene encoding uncharacterized protein LOC110912273 isoform X9, whose protein sequence is MNHHPTTSGSTGDLNSISQQQILIRIASGEQPPPPPVALNLPRPDLLVGRRDYNEILVPSYKATITGDWKAAKNILDKRPELVRFSITESCETVLHIAVLGKSYWFVEYLVSLMEKKDLELQNVNGQTALCLAAMAGHVKIAKILVKKNLALLDIPDSQGMMPLHMAALYGKHDMVKYLYQNSQRMTGDFWTHQNRADLLVKSVESNLFDVALQIVTDRPELAVNGHVLGLLARKPYAFDAEAPNITRRLKCWLCHMRVNIPSMESHALQLLRIIWAEIVKLPKVEIDDILRGPPDQTEGDEKQTHAEKKQQEMLLLLRTISENIAKMPAKICNIFRGPTDEKMATKKDAKPTYSSRVLFLAAEIGNTAFVVEVIRQYPHLVREVNDKNQSIFHIAVSHRHEGIYNMLYDIGSLRNLIITLEDKNGNNLLHLAGESPKINRLENIPGVGLQLHLETLWFKEVEAMLPPPFREKKNAAGLTPHEVFRKEHKELFSKAAFTFPGGYDQVTGMPIFLRKDLSKTFIIFDGLSFITATTSILMVLCILGSDYTEHDFMISLPQQLMICLASLFISITTMILTFIINFFLLYQNNSQWIPIFIICFAVVTYVIFGSPKFPLVGRFLYGSRFLFQRDRRMLKKPIF, encoded by the exons ATGAATCATCACCCTACTACAAGTGGTTCAACCGGTGACCTGAATTCCATCAGTCAACAGCAGATTCTTATTCGGATTGCTTCCGGCgagcaaccaccaccaccaccagtagcATTGAATCTCCCTCGTCCAGATCTACTTGTCG GAAGAAGAGATTACAATGAGATACTAGTCCCTTCTTATAAGGCAACAATAACTGGTGATTGGAAAGCAGCGAAAAACATTCTTGACAAGCGCCCGGAATTGGTACGGTTCAGCATCACTGAAAGCTGTGAAACAGTGCTGCACATTGCGGTATTGGGAAAATCATACTGGTTTGTGGAGTATCTGGTGAGTTTGATGGAGAAGAAGGACTTGGAGCTCCAAAATGTGAATGGTCAAACCGCGCTTTGCCTAGCGGCTATGGCTGGACATGTCAAAATAGCTAAGATTTTGGTGAAGAAGAACCTTGCCCTGCTGGATATTCCTGATAGTCAGGGAATGATGCCGCTCCACATGGCGGCTTTATATGGAAAGCATGATATGGTGAAGTATTTGTATCAAAATTCGCAGAGAATGACTGGTGACTTCTGGACACATCAGAATCGGGCCGATCTTCTTGTCAAATCCGTCGAGTCTAATCTATTTG ATGTTGCATTACAAATTGTGACCGACCGCCCAGAACTTGCCGTAAACGGGCATGTACTCGGACTGTTGGCTCGAAAACCGTACGCGTTTGATGCAGAAGCACCTAATATAACCAGGAGATTGAAATGTTGGC TATGTCATATGAGGGTTAATATTCCCAGCATGGAAAGTCATGCCTTGCAATTACTAAGAATAATTTGGGCCGAGATTGTGAAACTACCCAAGGTTGAGATTGACGACATATTAAGAGGGCCACCTGATCAAACCGAGGGAGATGAAAAGCAGACACATGCTGAAAAGAAACAACAAGAAATGCTTCTACTGCTAAGGACCATTTCGGAGAATATTGCAAAGATGCCGGCTAAAATTTGTAACATATTCAGAGGGCCCACTGATGAAAAGATGGCGACTAAAAAAGACGCAAAGCCAACTTACTCATCCCGAGTACTATTTCTTGCTGCAGAAATTGGGAACACTGCGTTTGTAGTTGAGGTTATTCGGCAATATCCTCATCTAGTACGGGAGGTAAATGataaaaatcaaagtatatttCACATCGCTGTCTCACATCGTCACGAGGGTATCTACAACATGTTATATGACATAGGCTCGCTCAGGAATTTGATAATTACTCTTGAAGACAAGAATGGCAACAATTTGTTGCATTTGGCTGGGGAGAGTCCGAAGATAAATCGACTAGAGAACATTCCAGGAGTGGGTCTGCAACTGCATCTAGAAACATTATGGTTCAAG GAAGTAGAAGCCATGCTCCCTCCTCCTTTTCGAGAGAAGAAGAATGCAGCGGGTCTAACACCACATGAAGTATTCCGAAAGGAGCACAAAGAACTATTTTCGAAAG CAGCATTCACATTTCCAGGTGGATATGACCAAGTAACCGGTATGCCTATCTTCCTCAGAAAAGACCTTTCCAAAACTTTCATTATTTTTGATGGTTTGTCATTCATAACCGCGACAACCTCTATCCTCATGGTCTTGTGTATCCTCGGGTCTGATTACACTGAACATGATTTCATGATTTCGTTACCCCAACAGCTGATGATTTGTCTAGCGTCACTTTTCATCTCGATAACAACCATGATCCTAACTTTTATTATCAACTTTTTCCTACTTTATCAAAACAATTCTCAATGGATACCGATTTTTATCATCTGTTTTGCTGTTGTCACATATGTTATCTTTGGTAGCCCGAAATTTCCTCTCGTAGGTCGCTTTTTGTATGGTTCTAGATTTCTTTTCCAAAGGGACAGGAGAATGCTTAAGAAACCAATATTTTAG
- the LOC110912273 gene encoding uncharacterized protein LOC110912273 isoform X7: MNHHPTTSGSTGDLNSISQQQILIRIASGEQPPPPPVALNLPRPDLLVGRRDYNEILVPSYKATITGDWKAAKNILDKRPELVRFSITESCETVLHIAVLGKSYWFVEYLVSLMEKKDLELQNVNGQTALCLAAMAGHVKIAKILVKKNLALLDIPDSQGMMPLHMAALYGKHDMVKYLYQNSQRMTGDFWTHQNRADLLVKSVESNLFDVALQIVTDRPELAVNGHVLGLLARKPYAFDAEAPNITRRLKCWRKNLLFLYSLLVCHMRVNIPSMESHALQLLRIIWAEIVKLPKVEIDDILRGPPDQTEGDEKQTHAEKKQQEMLLLLRTISENIAKMPAKICNIFRGPTDEKMATKKDAKPTYSSRVLFLAAEIGNTAFVVEVIRQYPHLVREVNDKNQSIFHIAVSHRHEGIYNMLYDIGSLRNLIITLEDKNGNNLLHLAGESPKINRLENIPGVGLQLHLETLWFKEVEAMLPPPFREKKNAAGLTPHEVFRKEHKELFSKAAFTFPGGYDQVTGMPIFLRKDLSKTFIIFDGLSFITATTSILMVLCILGSDYTEHDFMISLPQQLMICLASLFISITTMILTFIINFFLLYQNNSQWIPIFIICFAVVTYVIFGSPKFPLVGRFLYGSRFLFQRDRRMLKKPIF; this comes from the exons ATGAATCATCACCCTACTACAAGTGGTTCAACCGGTGACCTGAATTCCATCAGTCAACAGCAGATTCTTATTCGGATTGCTTCCGGCgagcaaccaccaccaccaccagtagcATTGAATCTCCCTCGTCCAGATCTACTTGTCG GAAGAAGAGATTACAATGAGATACTAGTCCCTTCTTATAAGGCAACAATAACTGGTGATTGGAAAGCAGCGAAAAACATTCTTGACAAGCGCCCGGAATTGGTACGGTTCAGCATCACTGAAAGCTGTGAAACAGTGCTGCACATTGCGGTATTGGGAAAATCATACTGGTTTGTGGAGTATCTGGTGAGTTTGATGGAGAAGAAGGACTTGGAGCTCCAAAATGTGAATGGTCAAACCGCGCTTTGCCTAGCGGCTATGGCTGGACATGTCAAAATAGCTAAGATTTTGGTGAAGAAGAACCTTGCCCTGCTGGATATTCCTGATAGTCAGGGAATGATGCCGCTCCACATGGCGGCTTTATATGGAAAGCATGATATGGTGAAGTATTTGTATCAAAATTCGCAGAGAATGACTGGTGACTTCTGGACACATCAGAATCGGGCCGATCTTCTTGTCAAATCCGTCGAGTCTAATCTATTTG ATGTTGCATTACAAATTGTGACCGACCGCCCAGAACTTGCCGTAAACGGGCATGTACTCGGACTGTTGGCTCGAAAACCGTACGCGTTTGATGCAGAAGCACCTAATATAACCAGGAGATTGAAATGTTGGCGTAAGAATCTCCTTTTCTTGTATTCTCTTCTTG TATGTCATATGAGGGTTAATATTCCCAGCATGGAAAGTCATGCCTTGCAATTACTAAGAATAATTTGGGCCGAGATTGTGAAACTACCCAAGGTTGAGATTGACGACATATTAAGAGGGCCACCTGATCAAACCGAGGGAGATGAAAAGCAGACACATGCTGAAAAGAAACAACAAGAAATGCTTCTACTGCTAAGGACCATTTCGGAGAATATTGCAAAGATGCCGGCTAAAATTTGTAACATATTCAGAGGGCCCACTGATGAAAAGATGGCGACTAAAAAAGACGCAAAGCCAACTTACTCATCCCGAGTACTATTTCTTGCTGCAGAAATTGGGAACACTGCGTTTGTAGTTGAGGTTATTCGGCAATATCCTCATCTAGTACGGGAGGTAAATGataaaaatcaaagtatatttCACATCGCTGTCTCACATCGTCACGAGGGTATCTACAACATGTTATATGACATAGGCTCGCTCAGGAATTTGATAATTACTCTTGAAGACAAGAATGGCAACAATTTGTTGCATTTGGCTGGGGAGAGTCCGAAGATAAATCGACTAGAGAACATTCCAGGAGTGGGTCTGCAACTGCATCTAGAAACATTATGGTTCAAG GAAGTAGAAGCCATGCTCCCTCCTCCTTTTCGAGAGAAGAAGAATGCAGCGGGTCTAACACCACATGAAGTATTCCGAAAGGAGCACAAAGAACTATTTTCGAAAG CAGCATTCACATTTCCAGGTGGATATGACCAAGTAACCGGTATGCCTATCTTCCTCAGAAAAGACCTTTCCAAAACTTTCATTATTTTTGATGGTTTGTCATTCATAACCGCGACAACCTCTATCCTCATGGTCTTGTGTATCCTCGGGTCTGATTACACTGAACATGATTTCATGATTTCGTTACCCCAACAGCTGATGATTTGTCTAGCGTCACTTTTCATCTCGATAACAACCATGATCCTAACTTTTATTATCAACTTTTTCCTACTTTATCAAAACAATTCTCAATGGATACCGATTTTTATCATCTGTTTTGCTGTTGTCACATATGTTATCTTTGGTAGCCCGAAATTTCCTCTCGTAGGTCGCTTTTTGTATGGTTCTAGATTTCTTTTCCAAAGGGACAGGAGAATGCTTAAGAAACCAATATTTTAG
- the LOC110912273 gene encoding uncharacterized protein LOC110912273 isoform X2, which translates to MNHPPTTSGSTGNLNSISQQHIHIWIASGEQPPPPVALNLPRPDLLVGRRDYNEILVPSYKATITGDWKAAKNILDKRPELVRFSITESCETVLHIAVLGKSYWFVEYLVSLMEKKDLELQNVNGQTALCLAAMAGHVKIAKILVKKNLALLDIPDSQGMMPLHMAALYGKHDMVKYLYQNSQRMTGDFWTHQNRADLLVKSVESNLFDVALQIVTDRPELAVNGHVLGLLARKPYAFDAEAPNITRRLKCWRKNLLFLYSLLVCHMRVNIPSMESHALQLLRIIWAEIVKLPKVEIDDILRGPPDQTEGDEKQTHAEKKQQEMLLLLRTISENIAKMPAKICNIFRGPTDEKMATKKDAKPTYSSRVLFLAAEIGNTAFVVEVIRQYPHLVREVNDKNQSIFHIAVSHRHEGIYNMLYDIGSLRNLIITLEDKNGNNLLHLAGESPKINRLENIPGVGLQLHLETLWFKEVEAMLPPPFREKKNAAGLTPHEVFRKEHKELFSKGEEWIKETAGQLMVVASLIATISFAAAFTFPGGYDQVTGMPIFLRKDLSKTFIIFDGLSFITATTSILMVLCILGSDYTEHDFMISLPQQLMICLASLFISITTMILTFIINFFLLYQNNSQWIPIFIICFAVVTYVIFGSPKFPLVGRFLYGSRFLFQRDRRMLKKPIF; encoded by the exons ATGAATCATCCCCCTACTACAAGTGGTTCAACCGGTAACCTGAATTCCATCAGTCAACAGCATATTCATATTTGGATTGCTTCCGGCGagcaaccaccaccaccagttgCATTGAATCTCCCTCGTCCAGATCTACTTGTTG GAAGAAGAGATTACAATGAGATACTAGTCCCTTCTTATAAGGCAACAATAACTGGTGATTGGAAAGCAGCGAAAAACATTCTTGACAAGCGCCCGGAATTGGTACGGTTCAGCATCACTGAAAGCTGTGAAACAGTGCTGCACATTGCGGTATTGGGAAAATCATACTGGTTTGTGGAGTATCTGGTGAGTTTGATGGAGAAGAAGGACTTGGAGCTCCAAAATGTGAATGGTCAAACCGCGCTTTGCCTAGCGGCTATGGCTGGACATGTCAAAATAGCTAAGATTTTGGTGAAGAAGAACCTTGCCCTGCTGGATATTCCTGATAGTCAGGGAATGATGCCGCTCCACATGGCGGCTTTATATGGAAAGCATGATATGGTGAAGTATTTGTATCAAAATTCGCAGAGAATGACTGGTGACTTCTGGACACATCAGAATCGGGCCGATCTTCTTGTCAAATCCGTCGAGTCTAATCTATTTG ATGTTGCATTACAAATTGTGACCGACCGCCCAGAACTTGCCGTAAACGGGCATGTACTCGGACTGTTGGCTCGAAAACCGTACGCGTTTGATGCAGAAGCACCTAATATAACCAGGAGATTGAAATGTTGGCGTAAGAATCTCCTTTTCTTGTATTCTCTTCTTG TATGTCATATGAGGGTTAATATTCCCAGCATGGAAAGTCATGCCTTGCAATTACTAAGAATAATTTGGGCCGAGATTGTGAAACTACCCAAGGTTGAGATTGACGACATATTAAGAGGGCCACCTGATCAAACCGAGGGAGATGAAAAGCAGACACATGCTGAAAAGAAACAACAAGAAATGCTTCTACTGCTAAGGACCATTTCGGAGAATATTGCAAAGATGCCGGCTAAAATTTGTAACATATTCAGAGGGCCCACTGATGAAAAGATGGCGACTAAAAAAGACGCAAAGCCAACTTACTCATCCCGAGTACTATTTCTTGCTGCAGAAATTGGGAACACTGCGTTTGTAGTTGAGGTTATTCGGCAATATCCTCATCTAGTACGGGAGGTAAATGataaaaatcaaagtatatttCACATCGCTGTCTCACATCGTCACGAGGGTATCTACAACATGTTATATGACATAGGCTCGCTCAGGAATTTGATAATTACTCTTGAAGACAAGAATGGCAACAATTTGTTGCATTTGGCTGGGGAGAGTCCGAAGATAAATCGACTAGAGAACATTCCAGGAGTGGGTCTGCAACTGCATCTAGAAACATTATGGTTCAAG GAAGTAGAAGCCATGCTCCCTCCTCCTTTTCGAGAGAAGAAGAATGCAGCGGGTCTAACACCACATGAAGTATTCCGAAAGGAGCACAAAGAACTATTTTCGAAAGGTGAGGAATGGATAAAAGAAACAGCCGGTCAATTAATGGTGGTTGCATCACTAATAGCCACCATCTCATTTGCAGCAGCATTCACATTTCCAGGTGGATATGACCAAGTAACCGGTATGCCTATCTTCCTCAGAAAAGACCTTTCCAAAACTTTCATTATTTTTGATGGTTTGTCATTCATAACCGCGACAACCTCTATCCTCATGGTCTTGTGTATCCTCGGGTCTGATTACACTGAACATGATTTCATGATTTCGTTACCCCAACAGCTGATGATTTGTCTAGCGTCACTTTTCATCTCGATAACAACCATGATCCTAACTTTTATTATCAACTTTTTCCTACTTTATCAAAACAATTCTCAATGGATACCGATTTTTATCATCTGTTTTGCTGTTGTCACATATGTTATCTTTGGTAGCCCGAAATTTCCTCTCGTAGGTCGCTTTTTGTATGGTTCTAGATTTCTTTTCCAAAGGGACAGGAGAATGCTTAAGAAACCAATATTTTAG
- the LOC110912273 gene encoding uncharacterized protein LOC110912273 isoform X8 has translation MIHHPTSDSTGDLKSISQQHIHIWIASGEQLPPVALNLPRPDLLVGRRDYNEILVPSYKATITGDWKAAKNILDKRPELVRFSITESCETVLHIAVLGKSYWFVEYLVSLMEKKDLELQNVNGQTALCLAAMAGHVKIAKILVKKNLALLDIPDSQGMMPLHMAALYGKHDMVKYLYQNSQRMTGDFWTHQNRADLLVKSVESNLFDVALQIVTDRPELAVNGHVLGLLARKPYAFDAEAPNITRRLKCWRKNLLFLYSLLVCHMRVNIPSMESHALQLLRIIWAEIVKLPKVEIDDILRGPPDQTEGDEKQTHAEKKQQEMLLLLRTISENIAKMPAKICNIFRGPTDEKMATKKDAKPTYSSRVLFLAAEIGNTAFVVEVIRQYPHLVREVNDKNQSIFHIAVSHRHEGIYNMLYDIGSLRNLIITLEDKNGNNLLHLAGESPKINRLENIPGVGLQLHLETLWFKEVEAMLPPPFREKKNAAGLTPHEVFRKEHKELFSKAAFTFPGGYDQVTGMPIFLRKDLSKTFIIFDGLSFITATTSILMVLCILGSDYTEHDFMISLPQQLMICLASLFISITTMILTFIINFFLLYQNNSQWIPIFIICFAVVTYVIFGSPKFPLVGRFLYGSRFLFQRDRRMLKKPIF, from the exons ATGATTCATCACCCTACAAGTGATTCAACCGGTGACCTGAAATCCATCAGTCAACAGCATATTCATATTTGGATTGCTTCCGGCGAGCAACTACCACCAGTAGCATTGAATCTCCCTCGTCCAGATCTACTTGTTG GAAGAAGAGATTACAATGAGATACTAGTCCCTTCTTATAAGGCAACAATAACTGGTGATTGGAAAGCAGCGAAAAACATTCTTGACAAGCGCCCGGAATTGGTACGGTTCAGCATCACTGAAAGCTGTGAAACAGTGCTGCACATTGCGGTATTGGGAAAATCATACTGGTTTGTGGAGTATCTGGTGAGTTTGATGGAGAAGAAGGACTTGGAGCTCCAAAATGTGAATGGTCAAACCGCGCTTTGCCTAGCGGCTATGGCTGGACATGTCAAAATAGCTAAGATTTTGGTGAAGAAGAACCTTGCCCTGCTGGATATTCCTGATAGTCAGGGAATGATGCCGCTCCACATGGCGGCTTTATATGGAAAGCATGATATGGTGAAGTATTTGTATCAAAATTCGCAGAGAATGACTGGTGACTTCTGGACACATCAGAATCGGGCCGATCTTCTTGTCAAATCCGTCGAGTCTAATCTATTTG ATGTTGCATTACAAATTGTGACCGACCGCCCAGAACTTGCCGTAAACGGGCATGTACTCGGACTGTTGGCTCGAAAACCGTACGCGTTTGATGCAGAAGCACCTAATATAACCAGGAGATTGAAATGTTGGCGTAAGAATCTCCTTTTCTTGTATTCTCTTCTTG TATGTCATATGAGGGTTAATATTCCCAGCATGGAAAGTCATGCCTTGCAATTACTAAGAATAATTTGGGCCGAGATTGTGAAACTACCCAAGGTTGAGATTGACGACATATTAAGAGGGCCACCTGATCAAACCGAGGGAGATGAAAAGCAGACACATGCTGAAAAGAAACAACAAGAAATGCTTCTACTGCTAAGGACCATTTCGGAGAATATTGCAAAGATGCCGGCTAAAATTTGTAACATATTCAGAGGGCCCACTGATGAAAAGATGGCGACTAAAAAAGACGCAAAGCCAACTTACTCATCCCGAGTACTATTTCTTGCTGCAGAAATTGGGAACACTGCGTTTGTAGTTGAGGTTATTCGGCAATATCCTCATCTAGTACGGGAGGTAAATGataaaaatcaaagtatatttCACATCGCTGTCTCACATCGTCACGAGGGTATCTACAACATGTTATATGACATAGGCTCGCTCAGGAATTTGATAATTACTCTTGAAGACAAGAATGGCAACAATTTGTTGCATTTGGCTGGGGAGAGTCCGAAGATAAATCGACTAGAGAACATTCCAGGAGTGGGTCTGCAACTGCATCTAGAAACATTATGGTTCAAG GAAGTAGAAGCCATGCTCCCTCCTCCTTTTCGAGAGAAGAAGAATGCAGCGGGTCTAACACCACATGAAGTATTCCGAAAGGAGCACAAAGAACTATTTTCGAAAG CAGCATTCACATTTCCAGGTGGATATGACCAAGTAACCGGTATGCCTATCTTCCTCAGAAAAGACCTTTCCAAAACTTTCATTATTTTTGATGGTTTGTCATTCATAACCGCGACAACCTCTATCCTCATGGTCTTGTGTATCCTCGGGTCTGATTACACTGAACATGATTTCATGATTTCGTTACCCCAACAGCTGATGATTTGTCTAGCGTCACTTTTCATCTCGATAACAACCATGATCCTAACTTTTATTATCAACTTTTTCCTACTTTATCAAAACAATTCTCAATGGATACCGATTTTTATCATCTGTTTTGCTGTTGTCACATATGTTATCTTTGGTAGCCCGAAATTTCCTCTCGTAGGTCGCTTTTTGTATGGTTCTAGATTTCTTTTCCAAAGGGACAGGAGAATGCTTAAGAAACCAATATTTTAG